The genomic interval CACGGAGATCTGGACGGACGACCGCCGCGCCTGGCCGGACGTCGTGGCGAATGCCTTCGACCGGGTGGCCACGCGGGGGCACACCTTCGCCGTGTTCCAGCGCCGGAACATCCGCACCACGCTCGAACGCCTCAAGGCGGCGCTGGAGTCCTCGTCCCCGGACGCCTGACGGATCACGCCGTCCAGTGCGCGGGGCGGCCGAGCGACGCCGGGAGCCGGGTGGTGCCGCTCCCCCGGGCCGCGTTGACCTGCGCCTGGGTCAGGAACAGCGCCCCGGTGAGGTCGGCGCCGGACAGGTCCGCGTCCCGGAAGTCCGCGCCGATGAGGTCCGCGAGGCGCAGGTCGGCGCCGCCGAGGTCCGCCGCGATGAGGTAGGCGCCGCGCAGATCGGCGCCCCGCAGGTCCGCCTTCCCGAGCCGGGCGCCCATGAGGTCGCCGCCCCGGTGGCTGCGCTTCTTGCGGCCCGGGGCCGTGGCGCGCACGAGTTCGCTCACGCGTCCGAGGAGCACGGCGACCTCGCCCCGGTGGGCGGCCACATCGAGCTCGGCCAGGGCGGCGGCGTCGAGGCGGGTCAGGGCTTCGGTCGCTTCGAGGGTGCGCCGGATCTCGCCGCGCAGGGAGCGGGCGGGGGCCAGGGTGGCCGCCTCCGTCAGGTACCAGAGCAGTTCGTGGAGTTGCCGGACGACCGGGAAGACCTCGAACATCCGCTGCGCGGTCTCCGGTGCGGCGCGCCAGTCCCGGCCGCCGAAGATCTCCACCGACACCTTCTGACCGGCCCCGAAGCAGTCGTAGACGGTGCAGCCGGGGAACCCCTCGGTGCGCAGCCGGGAGTGGATGCCGCAGCGGAAATCTTCCTGAAGGTTCCGGCAGGGTGTGCCCGCCGCCTTGTTGACGGCGAAGTCGGCGGAGCGGGTGAGCGTCAGCGCGACGCAGCACAGGGCGAAGCAGCTGCCGCAGTCGGCGCGCAGGGCGTCACGGCCGTCGCCGCCCCGTCGTTCGGTGCCGGAGGGCCGGTCGGTGTCGGGCACAGGGGTGGATCCTTCGGAGCGCGATGTTGACGAGCAGCACCGGAGCCTATCGGCTTCGCGTCGGTCGGCCGTTGTCGGTGGGGCGGCGCACACTGGCAGCAGTGCTGTACGGGGACGGGACGGAGGGCGTCGCGGATGGGCGGCGAGGAGGAGAGCGGGTTCGAACCGGCGACCGGGGACGGCCCGCCGGCACCCGGGGACGCGGCGGCGCGCGCCGCTTCGGTGCGGTCGGCGTGGGCCGGGTTGGTGCAGATCAGGCGGCTGGCGAACAGCGGCAGGTCCGACCCGGAGTCGGTGCCCGCGCCGTGGGAACTGCACCGTCCGGTACGGGCCGTGGCCCTGGCCCTGGAGGCTGCGGGGCTGCCCCCCTCGGCCGTCGGCCCGTCAGGGGAGCGCACGGGGAAGGGTTATCGGGTGACGGAGGGGGCGGCGCCGGGCACGGTGCGAGTGGAGTGGCTGGGGCCGGCCGGAAGCGGGGCGGCGTACGAGGAGGAGAGCGAGCTGCCCCGGTGCGTGGGGGCGCTACGGGAGTTGGGGTGGACCGCGCTGCTGTACCGGGGGCCGCGCGGTCGCCGGTTCCTGGAGGTCGAGCCGCCGGCGGGTCGGCCGGACGGCCGATAGTCGCCGTGCCGTGCCGCTCGCCGGCCGCCGTTGTCAGACCCATGGGGGATGCTGGTGGAGTCCGACACCTCTGACCTGGAGATGCTGAGATGCGCAAGGACGAACTCGCGGCAGCGCAGGCGTATGTC from Streptomyces drozdowiczii carries:
- a CDS encoding pentapeptide repeat-containing protein, which codes for MPDTDRPSGTERRGGDGRDALRADCGSCFALCCVALTLTRSADFAVNKAAGTPCRNLQEDFRCGIHSRLRTEGFPGCTVYDCFGAGQKVSVEIFGGRDWRAAPETAQRMFEVFPVVRQLHELLWYLTEAATLAPARSLRGEIRRTLEATEALTRLDAAALAELDVAAHRGEVAVLLGRVSELVRATAPGRKKRSHRGGDLMGARLGKADLRGADLRGAYLIAADLGGADLRLADLIGADFRDADLSGADLTGALFLTQAQVNAARGSGTTRLPASLGRPAHWTA